From the genome of Bos taurus isolate L1 Dominette 01449 registration number 42190680 breed Hereford chromosome 27, ARS-UCD2.0, whole genome shotgun sequence, one region includes:
- the TTI2 gene encoding TELO2-interacting protein 2 isoform X1: protein MEPHGPWESPPWEGSSLPGAWSSSALGQAFSQILHQFAGQESRRGKARSAALEDLAALLEAKECDRLFEGSDASLRGMPEMLGQVAKALGKYAAPAEEPEGRGDRHPDVAEKAAAVALLFLKLLRKVEAAKNSLVCPAWKTSLRPLAGPIYVFAVTHSLEQPWTSPRSQEVAGQVLALLLQVTECGSVAGFLHGENEDEKGRFTAIMGLLKPDLNKDSWKNNPATKYVFSWTLQKVTRPWLSQHLERTLPPSLLISDDYQTENKILGVHCLQHIVLNVPAADLLQYNRAQVLYHALFNHLYAREHHLIQAVLLCLLDLFPILEKAQHWKGDGARPTTHCDEVLQLILTHMEPEHRLLLRRTYSRNLPAFVKRLGILTVRHLKRLERVIIGYLEVYDGPEEEARLKILETLKLLLQYTWPSSRKMEDHFRIPRTPKFTQNLFRQVSCRLVVLLKALLKLICDVARDSSLTPECVKSALLEEATDCLILLDRCASGRVKGLLAKIPRSCEDSQVGNCIRRVQQLSEGAPCDTT from the exons ATGGAGCCTCACGGCCCTTGGGAATCCCCACCTTGGGAGGGTTCTTCCTTGCCCGGAGCATGGTCTTCCTCCGCCCTCGGGCAGgccttctcccaaatcttgcaCCAGTTTGCCGGCCAGGAATCCCGACGGGGCAAGGCCAGAAGTGCAGCTCTTGAGGACCTCGCTGCTCTGCTCGAAGCTAAAGAATGTGATCGGTTATTTGAGGGGAGTGACGCCTCGCTCCGTGGAATGCCCGAGATGCTGGGGCAGGTGGCAAAAGCCCTAGGGAAGTATGCAGCCCCTGCCGAGGAGCCGGAAGGGAGAGGTGACCGCCACCCCGACGTGGCGGAGAAAGCGGCGGCAGTTGCGTTACTGTTTCTTAAGCTCTTGAGGAAGGTCGAGGCCGCCAAGAATTCCTTGGTTTGCCCTGCATGGAAGACAAGCCTCCGTCCCTTGGCAGGACCCATCTATGTTTTTGCAGTCACACACAGCTTGGAGCAACCCTGGACCAGCCCAAGATCTCAAGAGGTCGCTGGACAGGTGCTCGCCTTATTGCTTCAGGTCACTGAGTGTGGTTCTGTGGCTGGATTCCTCCACGGAGAAAATGAAGACGAGAAAGGGAGATTTACTGCGATCATGGGGCTTCTCAAACCCGATTTGAATAA GGACTCCTGGAAGAATAACCCAGCCACCAAATATGTTTTCTCATGGACTCTGCAAAAGGTCACTCGACCCTGGCTGAGCCAACATCTGGAAAGAACACTTCCTCCGTCATTGCTCATCTCAGATGACTATCAGACTGAAAACAAAATCCTGGGTGTCCACTGCCTCCAGCACATTGTGCTTAACGTG CCAGCTGCTGATTTGCTGCAGTACAACAGGGCTCAGGTCCTCTACCACGCCCTTTTCAACCACCTGTACGCACGGGAACACCACCTCATTCAG GCTGTGCTCCTGTGTCTGCTGGATTTATTCCCCATCCTGGAGAAAGCCCAGCACTGGAAGGGAGATGGGGCCCGACCCACCACTCACTGTGATGAGGTCCTGCAGTTGATCCTGACGCACATGGAGCCCGAGCACCGCCTTCTCTTACGCAGGACTTACTCGAGAAACCTACCAGCTTTTGTGAAAAG GTTGGGGATCTTAACTGTCCGGCACTTGAAAAGGCTGGAGCGAGTTATCATTGGTTACTTGGAGGTATATGATGGACCTGAGGAGGAGGCCAGATTGAAGATACTGGAAACCCTAAAACTTCTCCTGCAGTATACTTGGCCCAG CTCCAGGAAGATGGAAGATCACTTTAGGATACCAAGAACTCCAAAATTTACTCAGAACCTGTTTAGaca AGTCTCCTGTAGACTTGTGGTCTTACTGAAGGCTCTCTTGAAACTGATATGTGATGTAGCAAGGGATTCAAGCCTCACACCCGAGTGTGTTAAGAGCGCCTTGTTAGAAGAGGCCACCGACTGCCTGATTCTGCTGGACCGCTGTGCTTCGGGACGGGTGAAG GGTCTCCTGGCTAAAATCCCCCGCAGCTGTGAAGACAGTCAGGTGGGGAACTGCATCCGAAGAGTGCAACAGCTTTCTGAAGGAGCTCCCTGCGACACAACTTAA
- the TTI2 gene encoding TELO2-interacting protein 2 gives MEPHGPWESPPWEGSSLPGAWSSSALGQAFSQILHQFAGQESRRGKARSAALEDLAALLEAKECDRLFEGSDASLRGMPEMLGQVAKALGKYAAPAEEPEGRGDRHPDVAEKAAAVALLFLKLLRKVEAAKNSLVCPAWKTSLRPLAGPIYVFAVTHSLEQPWTSPRSQEVAGQVLALLLQVTECGSVAGFLHGENEDEKGRFTAIMGLLKPDLNKDSWKNNPATKYVFSWTLQKVTRPWLSQHLERTLPPSLLISDDYQTENKILGVHCLQHIVLNVPAADLLQYNRAQVLYHALFNHLYAREHHLIQAVLLCLLDLFPILEKAQHWKGDGARPTTHCDEVLQLILTHMEPEHRLLLRRTYSRNLPAFVKRLGILTVRHLKRLERVIIGYLEVYDGPEEEARLKILETLKLLLQYTWPRVSCRLVVLLKALLKLICDVARDSSLTPECVKSALLEEATDCLILLDRCASGRVKGLLAKIPRSCEDSQVGNCIRRVQQLSEGAPCDTT, from the exons ATGGAGCCTCACGGCCCTTGGGAATCCCCACCTTGGGAGGGTTCTTCCTTGCCCGGAGCATGGTCTTCCTCCGCCCTCGGGCAGgccttctcccaaatcttgcaCCAGTTTGCCGGCCAGGAATCCCGACGGGGCAAGGCCAGAAGTGCAGCTCTTGAGGACCTCGCTGCTCTGCTCGAAGCTAAAGAATGTGATCGGTTATTTGAGGGGAGTGACGCCTCGCTCCGTGGAATGCCCGAGATGCTGGGGCAGGTGGCAAAAGCCCTAGGGAAGTATGCAGCCCCTGCCGAGGAGCCGGAAGGGAGAGGTGACCGCCACCCCGACGTGGCGGAGAAAGCGGCGGCAGTTGCGTTACTGTTTCTTAAGCTCTTGAGGAAGGTCGAGGCCGCCAAGAATTCCTTGGTTTGCCCTGCATGGAAGACAAGCCTCCGTCCCTTGGCAGGACCCATCTATGTTTTTGCAGTCACACACAGCTTGGAGCAACCCTGGACCAGCCCAAGATCTCAAGAGGTCGCTGGACAGGTGCTCGCCTTATTGCTTCAGGTCACTGAGTGTGGTTCTGTGGCTGGATTCCTCCACGGAGAAAATGAAGACGAGAAAGGGAGATTTACTGCGATCATGGGGCTTCTCAAACCCGATTTGAATAA GGACTCCTGGAAGAATAACCCAGCCACCAAATATGTTTTCTCATGGACTCTGCAAAAGGTCACTCGACCCTGGCTGAGCCAACATCTGGAAAGAACACTTCCTCCGTCATTGCTCATCTCAGATGACTATCAGACTGAAAACAAAATCCTGGGTGTCCACTGCCTCCAGCACATTGTGCTTAACGTG CCAGCTGCTGATTTGCTGCAGTACAACAGGGCTCAGGTCCTCTACCACGCCCTTTTCAACCACCTGTACGCACGGGAACACCACCTCATTCAG GCTGTGCTCCTGTGTCTGCTGGATTTATTCCCCATCCTGGAGAAAGCCCAGCACTGGAAGGGAGATGGGGCCCGACCCACCACTCACTGTGATGAGGTCCTGCAGTTGATCCTGACGCACATGGAGCCCGAGCACCGCCTTCTCTTACGCAGGACTTACTCGAGAAACCTACCAGCTTTTGTGAAAAG GTTGGGGATCTTAACTGTCCGGCACTTGAAAAGGCTGGAGCGAGTTATCATTGGTTACTTGGAGGTATATGATGGACCTGAGGAGGAGGCCAGATTGAAGATACTGGAAACCCTAAAACTTCTCCTGCAGTATACTTGGCCCAG AGTCTCCTGTAGACTTGTGGTCTTACTGAAGGCTCTCTTGAAACTGATATGTGATGTAGCAAGGGATTCAAGCCTCACACCCGAGTGTGTTAAGAGCGCCTTGTTAGAAGAGGCCACCGACTGCCTGATTCTGCTGGACCGCTGTGCTTCGGGACGGGTGAAG GGTCTCCTGGCTAAAATCCCCCGCAGCTGTGAAGACAGTCAGGTGGGGAACTGCATCCGAAGAGTGCAACAGCTTTCTGAAGGAGCTCCCTGCGACACAACTTAA